AGCTTCCTGGCCAGGCTGGACATCAGCTCTTGCTGAAAACCGATAAATGCGGTAAAACAACTTTACCCGTCCGCTCTGCGGCGTGTCGGGCGTGAGAGGACAGGTTTTACCTTTTTACTGGCCAGATCGACGTCCAGCTCGTCCTCGGAGTCCTGCTCGTCCAGCTGCTCCTGCATGTCCTTCATCTTGATGAGCAGCTCAGCTTTGGGAGCCGATGTGTTGTAGTAGGAGGAGCTTGGGACCAGAGAGGCGGAGACAGGAAcgtcctcctcttctctcctgAGGAAGTCCCACAGGTTCTCATTGTCTAAACTTGACCAGAAATCAAGACATTCCTTCTCTCCTCTAAGTTCTCACTTAAAGACCAAATATCATTGAATGAAACTGAGTTAAGCtctaaattagtttaaaaaacacattttatttacattgacTATTCCACAGTCATTTCTCAATAGTTCCTGAAATGTAGTTGGTATTCCAGATGTTCTCCACCAGAGGGCGGACTAACACCAACCTGATGTTGGTTTAGTGGTTCTGGGACTAATGAGAGCGTTAAAGCTGGATTCCCCCAGCCCAGTCCTCAACCATCCTGCTACTTGTAGCCGCATCTCTGCTCCAGCAGCGTTCATCCGGCTCTGCACTCGGCTGGTGACGAGTGTTTGACctgatccaggtgtgttggagcagagatgttgaggactggacttggcCCTGGTCTGTGATCAAATCACCTCTTGTTTTTGTGAGAAGCACCGTAACATTTTTAGGATCTCGTGACTCTAAACGGTTAAAGTGTGATATTTTAGGAACAGCTGGTGGTTTGGACCTGCTGGTGCCTGGCGGCCTGGATCCGGCGGACGGCCTCCTGCGCAGCTGGACTGCCTCCAGGACCGGGTCCGGGGCAAACAGCCCCTCCATCAGGTCCATGGTGGTCCTCCTGCCACTCTGGTCCAGGATGTCCACCAGAGACTTGTCCCTGCCCATGATGTCCCTTGCCAGCTCGTCTCTCTTGGCGTCTTCCTCCAGGGTCCGGGCTCCGTGGGGTTCCTGGCCGGGTTCCGGTTCCTGCCGGTTGCAGGTGCTGAACGGATATGCCAGCTCTGCAGGCGGAGAAGACGGGCTGCCGGACTCGGCACTCTGCGGCAGCTGACCCCGCCGGTGCGCGCCGCCTTCGCTGTGGACGATCCGGACCGGAACCGTTCTCACCGGGCCGCTCGCCTCCATCGCTGCTGGGTTCtgtggttctgattctgacCTGCCAACAGCAGAAAGCGACAGACCTGCAGTCGACCTGAATGGTCTGGTACTGATTCTGTTTCCTTTATCCATTGATCGGGATTTTACTTGATTTATCACAATGTCAGTTTTACAGTTCAAAGATATTCTACAGATAAAAACCTAAATTTAGCTGAGACATAAATGAACTATTGACAGGAACAGAAATACGTTTAAACTAGAACCATATCTCACTGCAGTTATCCCCATTGGTATAgattttccttcctctcaacTTTCCTTTACAATTTTAAGGTGAAAAAGCTTTTCTTATGATTATTCAGGACTAAATCTAACATTTCTGTATCacgagtttcactttttaatgctGATGAAATGAACATAAATTAACTTCTTGATGATGTTACGGAGCAGCTGTGTCCCACAATATGACTAAGTGAAAGGCTTAATGTGTTCATGAGTTACATGGtgaataatgaatgaatgaaagtttaatgtttcatttattcatgATTGAAACGGCTGAAGCTGCTCTGGGACACGAGGGATGTACCTGAGCTGCGGCTCATCCTGCGGTTTGACAGGAGCCAACCGAGGCGAGGGAGACCGGGTCGGGTCCGGCTGCAGAGGGCAGATGGACTGGGCGGCACCGGCAGAACCGGTCCGGTCCGGCTGGCCGCAGACGGGGAGTTCCCCTGAGGAGGATGTGGGTTCTGGTCCTAAATGACCGGGCGGCGGCCCGGGCTCAGAGTTTGGGCCGATGGTGccggaggagagggaggaaccGGTCGGGTTGGGTTCGGTTCTGTGGTCGGCAGCGCCTGGGAAAACCCCCGCGGTTCTGGGTACTGGGCCGCGGTCCGGTGACCCTACCGTCTCTCTAAAGGTCAAAATTCAAACCTCATCAGAACCTGAAGGCAAAATTCTTCTTCCAACATAAACcccagaaatgaaagaaaatgtctgcAGAGGAAAATGGGCCCCAACTTGTATCTGAGATTTTAGTCTTCCGGTCCTGATCCAGAGAGAAACTAGTAAACCAAACACTTTGCTTCATGGTTCATCTCTTTCTTCACCATCACAGACTGAGCCAACCCATCTTCCGTTCCATCCCTCCATCATAAACAGATGAAGAAGATTCCTGAACTCCTTCACCAACAGCAGAAAACCCTGGCCTCAAACTTAGAGGTAcaatcttttctattttataatcGCATTGTATTTTATGGTTGCTTTATACACCTGTCGGTgtataaagtgcttcataaataaagttggtatggtatgatATGTCTTCAAGATATGAAGATcgtgaaaaagtttttgttactCCTTTTAGAACGTAAAACTCCTTTAGATTCGTCACACATATGGGAAgtatttcaagcctttattgtttgtaattttgatgattctagcttttaaagaatgaaaaccCAAATTTCATTGTCTCAGAAGAATAGAATATTGCATCCAATCAACTGAAAGGATATTCTAGAAGTCAGGCTGCACTCAGTAATTGGTTGGGGCTCCTTTAGCATGAATTACTGCCTCAGCGTTAGAGGAGTTCAGCCTGGTGGCGTTCAGGAAACATCGTTGTCCTCATTGCGGTTTTGATGACCAGAGAAAATTGGTGCACAAACCTGAAAAATCctcttaaacattttgaaagcaaTTACTTGGTTAAATGAGATTCTGGGTACCAGGCAGTGAACCTCACCTGGTGGCCGACCTGCTCGCCTGTGTTTGAGAATCTCTCCAATGAGAGGAAATCTTCTGAAAGACAAAAGTCATGTTTAGCATTTCAAAGCAGAATGGAACAGATTAAATATCTGAATCAATTCATATCAAGTGTTCTCATGACTTTTCATGAACACAGCAGTAGTTTGGTTTCTACATTTGGACATATCTCTAAAGCTGTGCAGGTCTTTACATTTGTCTCCTAACCGGATGTTTCTGAACCATCACACCAAACATAATCTTGCTCACCTGTGTGTAGAAGTCTGCAGAAGGTGAAGATCTGGATCTCTCATGAATGCAAACACCTTTCTCTTCTGCAGTAGCATCTAGAATGTTTTCCGCTGAGTGGCATCGCCCTTGTGTTTTGGCATCAGGAGGCTTTTTCTGCTTGTTCCAGGTGACCTGGTATTCAGCGAAGGTACCCAGTCTCTGCTGTTCCAGTAAAACCTGCTTTTCTCCAGGACTCTGCTCGTCTGTGTGTGGTTGAGACTGATCACTGTCTCCAGAAGGAAAGGTCTCTCCTGACTTGCTTGTGTCATCTTGGCTTGGGTTAAGGTTTGAACCATGACCTGACTTCAGCACAGGCCTGGGAAACCAAGGTTTGGTCTCAAAGAACtttctctgttgctctgagccGCTTTGGGGTTCTCCATCCACTCCCACTTTGTCTATCTTGTCTGGCTCTGAGAAGGAATGTGTCCTCTTGGCCGGATGGAATCGCCTACGTCCCCTGATTCGCCCATAGGGTGCTTTAAGAACAGGTGCCTCTGGCCCCAGAGGCTCGAGGTCTCGTCTCTGGAAGGAGGTGGCCTGAAGGACTCTCGCCTGGGCCTCTTTTAAATGGTCCTTGTAGGTATTTGAGGAAGCAGTGGCTTCCATGGACCTCCActcttcttcatcatcttcctcagcCTCGTACATCAGGGTTGCAGCGCTTCGGCTCTTCTGCAGCTGGGCTCTCTTCTGCTGGATCTCCTTACGAAGGGTGGTGGCATAGCGGTCACTGCGACGACTTGCTTTCACACTGCTGTTGGTTGTGGTTTCATAGACATCCTGGGTGGAAATCAGAGATGTAGTAGCAACTACTGCTTGCCTCTCTGCCAACGTCCGACTCTCTTGAGCCAGGAAGTGGAGAAGGGGAGTTTTCAGATTTGATATTCTGTGATCTTCTTGAGGCATCCACAGGTCTTGGTGTCTTGAAAAACCAACCTTATAATCAATACTCTGATGAAGGAGTCTCTTCATCTCATCACTAGCTCTCTTTGAAGGTTCTTCTGTGCTTTGAAGAGACGTTTCGTAGTACACACCATCCCCATTTTGGTCTTGATTTTCACAGTGAGGTATCTGGGCCTGAGGTGTCGGGTGTTTGGCCTTAACATTTGCCTTTAGGGAGCTGTGGAAACCTGACTCGCTACTGTTCATCTGTTGggatttctctgtttctcctctCCATCCCCCAGCTTTACTCTGTCTGGCCTTGAACTCGCCAGTCTGCATTGGATGGTTACCTGAAGGGCCAAGGTGTCGGCTGTGCCCTCCGCTGTCCTGTCCTGTCATGGCTGCCGTGGAGTGCAGAGTGTGTTTTCGACTAAAGGCATTAGAGGGCAGATCTTGGAGGCTCCGATAGTAACTCCCAACACTTTGAGTCTTAGTTGGTGGAGCCTTCCTGGTCTGAAGGTAGAAGGGGCTTTCATCACTGCATTGCCTGTGGTGGGCAGGAGACTGGGCATAACGCGGCTGGCTGACATCACTGCTGGACAAGGAGAAGAGTTTGTTGGGGTGCAGCTGGTTCTGAAATCGGAGAGAGTTCTGGTTGTTTTCTGTCGGCTTTTCAAAAGAGTTGTCTGTCGGACCTTCAGAGAATGGAAACACCTTGGTTGCAGCAAAGCTGTCACTGCGCAGAGgcagtggtggaggaggaggggacTGGGATTTTTTCTTCTCTGGTACCTGCCACACTGGGCTGACACCGGCTCCGCCCGGAGCAGAAACCCAAGACACCGGCTGCTCCTCGCCCCGTGGCCCCTGCCAGCCTCCGGTCCCGAGAGTTGGCTGCAGGAATCTGTGTGGTTCATTCTGCTGAGGTCCTTCACTCTGAAGAcccttaaagaaaatgttttcagtacTGGCACCTTTCCCTCCAGACATGCTGGAACGGAGAACAGGAGGACTGGAGCTGCCAGAGAAGCAGCTGAAGGCGGAGTCTCTTTTAGCTCCTGATCCAGAAAAGGCTTCAGAACCGTCCATGTATGGAGGCGGAGAAAGACGACCCGGAGGGTACGGATGGGAAGGACGCGCCAGTCTCTCCATGCTGCTCACTGAGCCGAGCTGATTGCTGTGTTGAGTCTTCTCAGTCTTAGTTGACTCTTTGGACCTTTTGATAAAGAGAATTGCTAGAACAACTCTTGAATGATTTTAATGGAGGAAagcaggaagctgagcctggatTTCTAACCTGGCTTCATGTTTTGGCTGCCAGAGCGGCGCTGCGGCAGCCTGGGACCCGGCGGGCTCAGACTCCTCTTCTGTCAGCTTGGAGGAGTGCCAGGAATGGGGCCGGACGCCCGGATCATTTTTCCTGCAGAGTCAACACAACGCCGAGCCGTTGACATCCAAACTAGCTTCAGTTTTCCACAGGAAGAGAAACGGCAGGAGTCTGCAGAGTTCAGCAGTTCAGCTTTCTGCCGGTCGCTCCAAGCGCCACTTATTATTACCAAAGTTCACATTAATTATAGGTAATAATTAGGATCATATAAAAGAAACTTGCAACCAATGTTCTCATTTACAGAAACAGAGcaactgaaactgaaatgatttttagTCAACGTACCCCCTGAAGCGGTTCTTCCTGGAGAGCATgtagaggaagaggagcgcACACTttaatttggttatttattcattttgaataaaaatgaaacgtaaagaaagagaaaaggaaagacaGACTCTACATGATAAACATGGAAACATCTATTATGTCTTAATAATGTCATCAAAGCTGGAACTACCATGAAATAGATTTACAGTCCTAAGAatcacatcacaaccacaatGCAACCAGTAAACatgtaataaacatgtaataaaCATGTGATTGTCACAGTGATCACCACTAAAACCAGTGGTTCCCATGAACACCAAGCACAGACTGGACCGACTACAGGAAACACCTTCTCTACCTCATGGAGCTGCGTAAGATCTTGGAGAGAACATTTCTGGCCACATGAACCTCGTTTTCTGACGGCATTGTTCGCCGTGGCGCCACATCGACCATTTCAGCCTGAAGGCAGAAACGTGGCCGTCAGTGGAAAGAAACAGAATCCAGTTTGAAATCAGGGATATGAACTGGATTCACTCCAGTTCGAGGCTTTCAGCACAACCAAACCAACTCCTTCTCATTTAAACTTAAACTGATCAGTGAATCGTTGTTTAAACCAAAGGAAGCTACTGGATGGTTTCCATGACGATCCTGGGATTCTCCTTTAGGAGGGTTAAATAATCTGTaatccagattatttcacttggctttgagatcaataaaatgatttttaattgaatCCAACTGGCACCAGATAAAATGTGGAAGTTTCTCAAATGATTCCTTGacctgcaaatatttttacacgATGAGAGACATAGTGGAGggctttcaaaataagagcggGGCTTTCAAAACAAGAGCAGGGCTTGGCAGTTATTCACTAAGTTTTGGTGAAATTGTCTGGTTTAGCGCGACCTCCAGATTGGAAGGATGCTCAAAGGTTCATGTGATGTAAACATGGTTTTCTACAGAATATTAAAGTTGATCTTAGCTTGAGGTGAAACACCTGAGCCAGGTGAAGGTTTACCTGCCCTGGTTTCAACTTTAACCCCACCAGGCTGCATTTGTTCAGCAAAGGAATGTTTAGTTTCCCACTAAACTCAGACATGTATACTGGCCATCTTCCAGTAGACTGGGGGCTTTCCAGTCACTGCAGCGACACAAGATGGAAAACAGCTGCGGCTAAAAAATCCAGCAGATTAAAAACGGAGTGATGCATCTTTCATGACTTCTTATTCACAAAGATTCAATTGCTTTCCCTCCTGGACCCGGCTCTACTGGACCCGACTCTACTGGACCCGATTCTATTGGACCCTGCTCTACTGGACCCGGCTCTATAGGACCCGACTCTACTGGACCCGGCTCTACTGGACCCGACTCTACTGGACCCGATTCTATTGGACCCTGCTCTACTGGACCCGGCTCTATAGGACCCGACTCTACTGGACCCAACTCTATAGGACCCGACTCTACTGGACCCGACTCTACTGGACCCAACTCTATAGGACCCGACTCTACTGGACCCGACTCTACTGGACCCAACTCTATAGGACCCGACTCTACTGGACCCGGCTCTACTGGACCCGACTCTACTGGACCCGATTCTATTGGACCCTGCTCTACTGGACCCGGCTCTATAGGACCCGACTCTACTGGACCCGACTCTACTGGACCCGACTCTACTGGACCCGACTCTACTGGACCCAACTCTATAGGACCCGACTCTACTGGACCCGACTCTATAGGACCCGACTCTACTGGACCCGACTCTACTGGACCCGACTCTACTGGACCCAACTTTACTGGACCCGACTCTATAGGACCCGACTCTACTGGACCCGACTTTACTGGACCCGACTCTACTGGACCCGACTCTCCTGGACCCGACTTTACTGGACCCGACTCTACTGGACCCGACTCTACTGGACCCGACTCTATAGGACCCGACTCT
The genomic region above belongs to Xiphophorus maculatus strain JP 163 A chromosome 24, X_maculatus-5.0-male, whole genome shotgun sequence and contains:
- the LOC102234820 gene encoding protein Shroom2-like isoform X2 translates to MERLARPSHPYPPGRLSPPPYMDGSEAFSGSGAKRDSAFSCFSGSSSPPVLRSSMSGGKGASTENIFFKGLQSEGPQQNEPHRFLQPTLGTGGWQGPRGEEQPVSWVSAPGGAGVSPVWQVPEKKKSQSPPPPPLPLRSDSFAATKVFPFSEGPTDNSFEKPTENNQNSLRFQNQLHPNKLFSLSSSDVSQPRYAQSPAHHRQCSDESPFYLQTRKAPPTKTQSVGSYYRSLQDLPSNAFSRKHTLHSTAAMTGQDSGGHSRHLGPSGNHPMQTGEFKARQSKAGGWRGETEKSQQMNSSESGFHSSLKANVKAKHPTPQAQIPHCENQDQNGDGVYYETSLQSTEEPSKRASDEMKRLLHQSIDYKVGFSRHQDLWMPQEDHRISNLKTPLLHFLAQESRTLAERQAVVATTSLISTQDVYETTTNSSVKASRRSDRYATTLRKEIQQKRAQLQKSRSAATLMYEAEEDDEEEWRSMEATASSNTYKDHLKEAQARVLQATSFQRRDLEPLGPEAPVLKAPYGRIRGRRRFHPAKRTHSFSEPDKIDKVGVDGEPQSGSEQQRKFFETKPWFPRPVLKSGHGSNLNPSQDDTSKSGETFPSGDSDQSQPHTDEQSPGEKQVLLEQQRLGTFAEYQVTWNKQKKPPDAKTQGRCHSAENILDATAEEKGVCIHERSRSSPSADFYTQKISSHWRDSQTQASRSATRETVGSPDRGPVPRTAGVFPGAADHRTEPNPTGSSLSSGTIGPNSEPGPPPGHLGPEPTSSSGELPVCGQPDRTGSAGAAQSICPLQPDPTRSPSPRLAPVKPQDEPQLRSESEPQNPAAMEASGPVRTVPVRIVHSEGGAHRRGQLPQSAESGSPSSPPAELAYPFSTCNRQEPEPGQEPHGARTLEEDAKRDELARDIMGRDKSLVDILDQSGRRTTMDLMEGLFAPDPVLEAVQLRRRPSAGSRPPGTSRREEEDVPVSASLVPSSSYYNTSAPKAELLIKMKDMQEQLDEQDSEDELDVDLASKKQELMSSLARKLVVLREARQSLAEDVEENEALGRQVDATVRRLCRPNQIDRFRMFVGDLDKVVSLLLSLSGRLARVENALNSLEDGAPADEKRTLTEKRKLLMRQHEDAKELKENLDRREQLVFAIMEVHLDAENLDDYRHFVKMKSALVIEQRKLDDKIKLGEEQLKCLTESLPPEQRPPLTR
- the LOC102234820 gene encoding protein Shroom2-like isoform X1, giving the protein MVDVAPRRTMPSENEVHVARNVLSKILRSSMRKNRFRGKNDPGVRPHSWHSSKLTEEESEPAGSQAAAAPLWQPKHEARSKESTKTEKTQHSNQLGSVSSMERLARPSHPYPPGRLSPPPYMDGSEAFSGSGAKRDSAFSCFSGSSSPPVLRSSMSGGKGASTENIFFKGLQSEGPQQNEPHRFLQPTLGTGGWQGPRGEEQPVSWVSAPGGAGVSPVWQVPEKKKSQSPPPPPLPLRSDSFAATKVFPFSEGPTDNSFEKPTENNQNSLRFQNQLHPNKLFSLSSSDVSQPRYAQSPAHHRQCSDESPFYLQTRKAPPTKTQSVGSYYRSLQDLPSNAFSRKHTLHSTAAMTGQDSGGHSRHLGPSGNHPMQTGEFKARQSKAGGWRGETEKSQQMNSSESGFHSSLKANVKAKHPTPQAQIPHCENQDQNGDGVYYETSLQSTEEPSKRASDEMKRLLHQSIDYKVGFSRHQDLWMPQEDHRISNLKTPLLHFLAQESRTLAERQAVVATTSLISTQDVYETTTNSSVKASRRSDRYATTLRKEIQQKRAQLQKSRSAATLMYEAEEDDEEEWRSMEATASSNTYKDHLKEAQARVLQATSFQRRDLEPLGPEAPVLKAPYGRIRGRRRFHPAKRTHSFSEPDKIDKVGVDGEPQSGSEQQRKFFETKPWFPRPVLKSGHGSNLNPSQDDTSKSGETFPSGDSDQSQPHTDEQSPGEKQVLLEQQRLGTFAEYQVTWNKQKKPPDAKTQGRCHSAENILDATAEEKGVCIHERSRSSPSADFYTQKISSHWRDSQTQASRSATRETVGSPDRGPVPRTAGVFPGAADHRTEPNPTGSSLSSGTIGPNSEPGPPPGHLGPEPTSSSGELPVCGQPDRTGSAGAAQSICPLQPDPTRSPSPRLAPVKPQDEPQLRSESEPQNPAAMEASGPVRTVPVRIVHSEGGAHRRGQLPQSAESGSPSSPPAELAYPFSTCNRQEPEPGQEPHGARTLEEDAKRDELARDIMGRDKSLVDILDQSGRRTTMDLMEGLFAPDPVLEAVQLRRRPSAGSRPPGTSRREEEDVPVSASLVPSSSYYNTSAPKAELLIKMKDMQEQLDEQDSEDELDVDLASKKQELMSSLARKLVVLREARQSLAEDVEENEALGRQVDATVRRLCRPNQIDRFRMFVGDLDKVVSLLLSLSGRLARVENALNSLEDGAPADEKRTLTEKRKLLMRQHEDAKELKENLDRREQLVFAIMEVHLDAENLDDYRHFVKMKSALVIEQRKLDDKIKLGEEQLKCLTESLPPEQRPPLTR